Part of the Spinacia oleracea cultivar Varoflay chromosome 5, BTI_SOV_V1, whole genome shotgun sequence genome, GGGTGGATTTCGGATTCGGATCAAGGGTTTCTTTCTTTACTTCCTCACCAAGTTTGCTATGATTCTACTAAGATGATGATACAGACGAAGAATGAAGAAGATACGTCAATAACGACTTCAACCAACATGGAACCCGCCCATCAACCCTATCCTCGGCCCGTTAATGGACCGGTAACCGGGTACCCTATGGGTCATTATCCGGTACCACAATATGATCCAAGATTTCAGCATGGGCCGGTGTACGGGTATGGGCCAAGACCAATGATTGGGCCCGTTCGATTTGGACCCGTTCGGTTATGAGCCCGGGTCCAGGGATATTACGTACAACTCCATATGGAACTTTGTTCTACCCGGCAGTGAGGGTATTCCATCACCAACCTCCACATATGATATCATTAGTTCCCGGTTATTAGATTTTTCAAGAATTCATTTTGTAAATTGTAATACATTAACTTAGTTCGTTCTCTTCAAATACATAAATGGAGATGAATGTATATTTGTTTTGTTTGtgcaataaataatatatcaagTTTATTTGTTCAACATAAACGTGCAATTGATTATTATCCCACGTTTTTGGGCCAAAACAATTTTGTCATTGAAAGCAGTGATTGGTAGCTATTTCATCGACGTATTAGTGAGTCATTCTTTTATAAAATGAACACAATTTTTGTTGCATCAACATAACCAACCACCAAAACTTACAAATAATCTTGCAACTTTGAGTTACACTAAATTCAAAGAGAAACCAAGAGATGGAATCAGATTTATGCCCATCTGGTGAGTTTTTACTGGGCTTAAGTGCttcactttcattaattttattcaagtttttCACATTGTTTCTGTCAATATGACGAAAATTAGATTCTACATCCGGTTGTCTATATTGCATATATAATTACATGCAACTGGGTCAAAACAACACCgttttatatttttaacaatcttaaaagcacatttttatAGTTTTAAAACACATTTTTACGTACGATTTAAAAGTACATGCGCTACATAATTATTATCAAAAGGGGTGTAATTATGGAATTTTAAGCTTATAATTACTTGAATAACCTCTAGTTCCCAACTTTGAGCGCGAAGGAAATTGTAGTTGGTTGCTTTCCTCTTGGGTATTGTGGTCTGAAAAATACATGTTCTTATAAACTGTAAAAATGTACTTTTAAATTGTTAAAATATCGGAGTATTTTAATTTATAAGTATGTTATACGCAATGATGACTTATACTCCCCCTCCGTATAATGAATTTTACAGGAAAACTTAGCTGGCCAGAGCTGAACGGGATGAAGGGAGAAGAAGCAGCAAAAATCATTAAGGAAGAAAACCCTCGTGTTAATCCCATTGTTTGGGATAAACCTTGGATCCCACTCAACTACGACTGCTACCGTGTCTTTGTCATTGTTGATTCTGATGCATGGAATCGTCATTCGTCCTCCAATGGCCGGTTAAGCAAGCCAAGTAATAAATGCGTACACATAAAATTGAAGTACGGAGTAATGGATAAATATGTGTACCAGTATGTGTTAAGCCTAGCTATTCGCATAATGTAGTGACTAGCTAGTGCGATTAtgtaatgtttaatttaaaataaaaagagtAATAACATTTATGTTTTTGCTCTATATATGTTGAACTCGATTGTGCGTACGAAGTACCCTAATTGTCTTACATGATTTGATTACCAATATTATTATGTCTAAGTATTATGAAAATGCATGTATTTACATGGTCTAGGGTATGTATAACGTAAGGCAGGTGCGGATCTTCTTGATGACCCAATGGGCCCGGCCCCTCCAGGTAAAAAAATGTCGTAGTGTATTTGTAGTTCCGAGTTTCGACCATTAATATAATTGTATACATTACATAATACTACGTATATTGCTTAATTCTTTTACTGAGCCCCCTCGTAAAACGGTTCAAGATCCGTCATTAACCTATGGTTTAAAGTTGtacttttgtataaataggcTTTGGCAAagtgtatcgctattcgacgtCCACAATCGCTAAAAACGCTATCGTATTTATAGTGAAAGGACGATTTTACCCTTTTAAAGAAAATTACCCCCTCCCCCTTCACCCTTCACCCTTCCCCTTCACATAtttaaacttttttttgaatcgaaaataatatataaacaaataatttttttaaacaaaaaattcttacaatttatttttttcaattatattactccgtaattattttaattatgaaattcagtaATTATTCGGTTCAGGGCGCCACCTTGTGTAttaaaaaaatgatttttttccCGTCATGTAAAAACGaatacaataataataataataaaattttagtttattatttcgtttttaatttcgaataatttaaaaagtgtttcaaaaaaaaattgaataattactgaatttcataattaaacaaataaaattgttagaaatttttgtttaaaaattgtagttttaattttttattagttTATATATTAATTTCGTTTAAGTTTAAAAAATGTGAAAAGGAAGGGCGAAGGGAGATGGGgggtaatttttttaaaagggtAAAAAATTGTCATTTCACCTCAAATACTAGAGCGTTTTTAGCGATTTAGGACGTCGAATAAACAACCCCTGACAAAGCAATAAATTCAGCCATTATAAATATACGAAGTTAACCAAgtgtgtcttggcctagtggaaaTGATTTCACCTTCCAACCAAAAGGTTGGGGGTTCAATCACGACTAGGGGCACTTTGAGAGAGGGTTCCCTTTTCACTCCCCCCACTCTCAAAGTGTCTAGCCTGCTAATCGGGCGGGTTGACCCGTGCAGGTTTCCGACCCGGTAGGGCTATTCATCTTaccttacaaaaaaaaaaatataccaaGTATAATTCTAACAAATTATTTGATTCTCATATCAAGGGGGTCGAAATTTTCTGTCCCACAAACTTGTCTCTAAATGGGCCTGTACCTATTGGGAGGGATACATTACTCAATTCATGAATGAAATTAGAATGAGGATTGAAGTTGTGAGATTATATGGAGGTTGTCGATTATATTTGGTTCATTGTTTAGCCTAAGTAGTAGAAAAGAGTAAAGTGAATTTGAGGGGCTAACAAATAAATTTTGTAAActctaaatcacttaattagttaattaagtGATAATTAAAAGATAAAAACAAGTTAAAAGGGATAACACGGAACACTGAAAAGGAGTACGTGGCACAAATTGTTATATTAAAAAATTAccggtcacttaagcccaataaaagtcgttggatAGTAAATGTGagattattataaaaatatgtGTCGCAGGTGGGAGCCAaaagttggattaatattaccaaatttttctTTATCATTTCATGTGAAAGTAAAGTTGTGGTCTCATGTTCATTTTTAGTAATAGATCAGACAATTTTTTAGACCGGAATGGAAGAAAACGACAAaaggaacaaacaaaaagagacggataaAGTAATTTACTAGATTTGGATAATCAATAAATTCTGTAAACTCTAAAATACTTCTTAGTCCGTGTAGGATTAGTAACATCTAACCTTCCTATTTCCTATTCCTTATAAGAATCGGAATATCAATATCTATTTTCCCAATTTCCTAAACCCTATAGAATTAGTGACATCTATTTTACGTAACTCCCTATATAATAACATTTACAATACACATTTTTTCATTCCAATCAAAAACTTTTCTTTCCACTTACCACGAACTA contains:
- the LOC130460797 gene encoding trypsin/subtilisin inhibitor-like; this translates as MESDLCPSGKLSWPELNGMKGEEAAKIIKEENPRVNPIVWDKPWIPLNYDCYRVFVIVDSDAWNRHSSSNGRLSKPSNKCVHIKLKYGVMDKYVYQYVLSLAIRIM